One segment of Drosophila mauritiana strain mau12 chromosome 3R, ASM438214v1, whole genome shotgun sequence DNA contains the following:
- the LOC117144830 gene encoding pyrokinin-1 receptor isoform X1, translated as MSAGNMSHDLGPARDPLAIVIPVTVVYSLIFITGVVGNISTCIVIKKNRSMHTATNYYLFSLAISDFLLLLSGVPQEVSYIWSKYPYVFGEYICIGRGLLAETSANATVLTITAFTVERYIAICHPFLGQAMSKLSRAIRIIVLVWIMAIVTAIPQAAQFGIEHYSGVEQCGIVRVIVKHSFQLSTFIFFLAPMSIILVLYMLIGVHLYRSTLVEGPASVARRQQLKNVPSDTILYRYGGSGTAMSFNGGGSGAGTAGLMGGSGAQLSSVRGRLNHYGTRRVLRMLVAVVVCFFLCWAPFHAQRLIAIYAPARGAKLRDQHEFVYTVMTYVSGVLYYLSTCINPLLYNIMSHKFREAFKAVLFGKKVSKGSLNSRNNIESRRLRRALTNSSQTQRFSIESAEQPKPSIMQASAPYNQWIVR; from the exons ATGTCCGCTGGCAATATGAGCCATGATCTTGGACCGGCTCGCGATCCGCTGGCCATCGTGATACCCGTAACGGTGGTCTACTCCCTGATTTTCATCACCGGTGTGGTTGGCAACATAAGTACCTGCATTGTGATTAAGAAGAACCGTTCGATGCACACGGCCACGAATTACTACCTCTTCTCGCTGGCCATCTCGGacttcctgctcctgctgtcGGGCGTTCCGCAGGAGGTGTCCTACATCTGGTCCAAGTACCCGTACGTGTTTGGGGAGTACATCTGCATCGGACGTGGTCTGTTGGCGGAGACATCGGCGAATGCCACGGTGCTAACGATTACGGCCTTCACGGTGGAGCGGTATATTGCCATTTGCCATCCGTTTCTGGGCCAGGCCATGAGTAAACTCAGCCGCGCCATTCGCATCATCGTCCTGGTGTGGATTATGGCCATAGTTACGGCCATTCCGCAGGCTGCCCAATTTGGAATCGAGCACTACTCGGGAGTGGAGCAATGCGGCATAGTGCGGGTCATAGTGAAGCACTCATTCCAGCTGTCCACGTTCATATTCTTCCTGGCTCCGATGTCCATTATTCTAGTGTTGTACATGCTCATCGGTGTGCACCTGTATAGATCCACTTTGGTGGAGGGTCCTGCCTCGGTGGCCAGACGGCAGCAGCTGAAGAATGTGCCCAGTGATACGATCCTTTACCGCTATGGTGGATCCGGTACCGCTATGAGTTTCAACGGAGGAGGAAGTGGAGCAGGGACAGCGGGATTGATGGGCGGCTCGGGGGCTCAACTCAGCTCGGTGAGAGGTCGGCTCAATCACTATGGCACCCGGCGAGTACTCAGGATGCTAG TGGCCGTGGTGGTGTGCTTCTTCCTCTGCTGGGCCCCCTTCCACGCCCAGCGACTGATTGCCATCTACGCCCCTGCACGGGGAGCCAAACTGCGGGATCAGCACGAGTTTGTCTACACGGTGATGACCTACGTCTCCGGAGTCCTCTACTACTTGTCCACCTGCATCAACCCGCTGTTATATAACATCATGAGCCACAAGTTCCGGGAGGCCTTCAAG GCCGTGCTGTTTGGCAAGAAGGTATCGAAGGGTTCGCTGAACTCGCGAAACAACATCGAATCGCGCCGCCTGCGGAGGGC